The Gemmatimonadota bacterium genome contains a region encoding:
- a CDS encoding polysaccharide deacetylase family protein, whose translation MKLLVSIHDVAPPNLAEVAELWALCSSVGVQPALLVVPNWHGAHPLGEHAETVRWVRARQRDGATVLLHGQRHDEVGLRRSVVDHLAAVGRTAREGEFLTLGTAAARQRISSGVTALRRLGLDPVGFVPPAWLARPAHRRAVRESGLALTEDTGAIWLVRRGVRLSSLVIRWSGRAAWRARMSDWLADRRASSRVPLLRVALHPSDLHSPVTAASLRRVLPALVRARTLLTYDTLASEDDLGCAA comes from the coding sequence GTGAAGCTGCTCGTTTCCATTCATGATGTGGCCCCGCCCAACCTCGCCGAGGTGGCTGAACTTTGGGCCCTGTGCTCGTCCGTCGGCGTACAGCCCGCGTTGCTCGTCGTGCCGAATTGGCACGGCGCCCATCCGCTGGGCGAGCACGCGGAAACCGTGCGGTGGGTGCGCGCCCGCCAACGCGACGGAGCCACGGTTCTCCTGCACGGACAACGGCACGATGAGGTCGGGCTCCGGCGTTCGGTTGTCGACCACCTGGCGGCCGTGGGGCGGACCGCGCGTGAGGGTGAGTTCTTGACGTTAGGCACCGCCGCGGCTCGCCAGCGGATCTCCTCCGGGGTCACGGCGCTCCGCCGGCTCGGGCTCGATCCCGTGGGATTCGTACCCCCGGCCTGGTTGGCGCGTCCCGCGCACCGACGCGCCGTGAGGGAATCGGGGCTGGCCCTGACCGAGGACACCGGCGCGATCTGGTTGGTGCGTCGCGGCGTTCGCCTGTCCTCTCTCGTGATCCGATGGAGTGGCCGCGCGGCCTGGCGTGCTCGAATGTCGGATTGGCTGGCGGACCGACGCGCCAGCAGTCGGGTGCCACTCCTCCGCGTCGCGCTGCACCCGTCCGACCTGCACTCACCAGTGACGGCCGCTTCATTGCGTCGCGTCCTCCCTGCGCTCGTGCGCGCCAGGACGTTGCTGACCTACGACACCCTCGCCAGTGAGGACGACCTCGGATGCGCAGCATGA
- a CDS encoding DUF47 domain-containing protein has protein sequence MAFRLIPRDEGFFDLFNELSKRLVTSAGLLRDLFMHPAQLDEITARIKEVEHEADHITHDVSRRLDSSFITPLDREDIHNLSQELDNVVDLINGTARRAKMFHITETKEPARKLCEILQQQVKHLERAVTQIRDPRAVALATREVKVLEAQGDTIYHDAMEAMFTGRPDPLDVMKWKEIYDTIEETLDRCQTVAIVLESISLKNS, from the coding sequence GTGGCTTTTCGACTGATACCCCGCGATGAAGGCTTCTTCGACTTGTTCAACGAGCTGTCGAAGCGGCTGGTGACCTCAGCCGGGCTGCTCCGCGACCTGTTCATGCACCCGGCCCAACTGGACGAGATCACCGCGCGAATCAAGGAAGTGGAACACGAAGCGGACCACATCACCCATGACGTGAGTCGCCGTCTGGACAGTTCCTTCATCACGCCGCTCGATCGGGAGGACATCCATAACCTGTCCCAGGAGCTGGACAACGTCGTGGACCTCATCAACGGCACGGCACGGCGGGCGAAGATGTTTCACATCACCGAGACGAAGGAACCCGCGCGCAAGCTGTGTGAGATCCTGCAGCAACAAGTGAAGCACCTCGAGCGGGCCGTCACGCAGATCCGTGATCCGCGCGCGGTGGCGCTTGCCACCAGGGAAGTGAAGGTGCTGGAGGCCCAGGGGGACACCATCTATCACGATGCGATGGAGGCGATGTTCACCGGTCGGCCAGATCCGCTCGACGTGATGAAGTGGAAGGAGATCTACGACACGATCGAGGAGACCCTCGACCGGTGCCAGACCGTAGCGATCGTGCTCGAGAGTATCTCCCTCAAGAACTCCTGA
- a CDS encoding inorganic phosphate transporter has translation MVTYVVAIVLVAFIFDFINGFHDSANSIATVVGTRVLSPLSAVVWAAFFNFVAAFTVGTAVAKTVGKGMIDVNVVTPNVILAGLLGAIIWNLVTWWYGLPSSSSHALLGGYAGAAVAKAGFGAVILSGWTKTIIFIFLSPIVGMVAGFVLMTLIYWAFRRVSPRRVDMLFRRLQLLSAALFSLSHGANDAQKTMGIIVGLLVSSQAAFVGATDWTRHLYLPSGDSVPLWIEMGAYTAIALGTLFGGWRIVHTMGSRITKLRPVGGCAAETAGAFAILLATNFGIPVSTTHTITGAIVGVGATTRLSAVRWGVAGRIVWAWILTIPAASSIGALCIWLLEFANP, from the coding sequence GTGGTCACGTATGTCGTCGCGATCGTCCTGGTCGCCTTCATTTTCGATTTCATCAACGGATTCCACGACTCGGCGAATTCCATCGCCACGGTCGTCGGCACCCGTGTGCTCAGTCCGTTGTCCGCCGTGGTCTGGGCGGCGTTCTTCAATTTCGTCGCGGCGTTCACGGTGGGCACGGCGGTGGCCAAGACGGTCGGGAAGGGGATGATCGACGTGAACGTCGTCACGCCCAACGTCATCCTCGCCGGGTTGTTGGGCGCGATCATCTGGAACCTGGTGACCTGGTGGTACGGACTCCCGAGCAGCTCATCGCACGCCTTGCTCGGCGGCTATGCCGGTGCGGCCGTGGCCAAGGCCGGGTTCGGTGCCGTGATCCTGTCGGGGTGGACCAAGACGATCATCTTCATCTTTCTGTCGCCGATCGTCGGGATGGTGGCGGGCTTCGTCCTGATGACGCTCATCTACTGGGCGTTCCGGCGCGTGTCGCCGCGCCGCGTCGACATGCTCTTCCGTCGACTGCAGCTGTTGAGCGCCGCGTTGTTTTCCCTGTCGCACGGGGCCAACGACGCGCAGAAGACGATGGGCATCATCGTTGGCCTGCTGGTGTCGTCCCAAGCGGCCTTTGTCGGTGCCACAGACTGGACACGCCACCTGTATCTGCCGAGTGGCGACTCCGTGCCGCTCTGGATCGAGATGGGGGCGTACACGGCGATTGCGCTCGGGACCTTGTTCGGCGGCTGGCGCATCGTGCATACGATGGGGAGCCGGATCACCAAATTGCGCCCCGTTGGCGGCTGCGCAGCCGAGACGGCGGGGGCCTTCGCCATCCTGCTGGCGACGAACTTCGGGATTCCCGTCAGCACCACGCATACCATCACCGGGGCCATCGTGGGGGTGGGTGCCACGACGCGCCTGTCGGCCGTCCGCTGGGGCGTGGCGGGCCGCATCGTCTGGGCGTGGATCCTCACCATCCCCGCAGCGTCGTCGATCGGGGCGTTGTGCATCTGGTTGCTCGAATTCGCCAACCCCTGA
- the ppk1 gene encoding polyphosphate kinase 1, with amino-acid sequence MSDSAVLPASHLINRELSWLEFNARVLHEALDDRTPLLERLKFLAIFTTNLDEFYQVRVAGLRRQVAAGVTHPPPDGMSPTHQLDAIDRKVRELVQRQVECLHRVLLPALAVHGVRLVSMEELSVEERTELDRFFAREVFPVLTPLAVDPSHPFPYISNLSLSLAVLVRDPESGEERFARVKVPRSLSRWVPLGNTHRFVPLEELIGAHLGSLFPGMTVEHWHGFKITRYSDLDVPAADEPEDLLASIEEQVFQRRFGEVVRLEVEAGMPEHVRRLLLEELREGAPSDVLPLAERDVHDVGSLVELADLMGLATVDIPALRDTPYAPLVPHELRDVERPIFDAIRERDILVHHPFESFAMSVERFFESAATDDAVLALKTTLYRTSGDTAIVQALTEAAQRGKQVAVLVELQARGDEANNITWARTLEDHGVHVAYGLPGLKTHAKIALVVRRDPDGIRRYVHIGTGNYNSKTARVYTDLGLFTVNEAIASDISDVFNLLTGFSRQREYRKLLVAPTTMKARFMGLIAREAAHARAGRPARIVAKLNAIVDPDVIAALYGASQAGVTIDLIVRGICCLRPGLAGVSDRIRVRSIIGRFLEHSRIFSFANGGAEEFYIGSADWMPRNLERRVEVITPVDDRPLQARLRSLLDTCLDDNRQAWTLHADGTYLQVASPTPDEELATHYRLLRDPWGLDRMISRYATAEMRALSLEEYDAMTSNGRMREEAPLPAKRVRRKKVREG; translated from the coding sequence ATGTCCGATTCCGCAGTCCTTCCAGCGAGCCACTTGATCAACCGTGAGCTCAGCTGGCTCGAATTCAATGCGCGGGTCCTGCACGAGGCCCTGGATGATCGGACGCCGCTCCTGGAGCGGCTCAAGTTCCTCGCGATCTTCACCACGAACCTGGATGAGTTCTACCAGGTGCGTGTCGCCGGGTTGCGCCGGCAGGTGGCCGCTGGGGTCACCCATCCGCCGCCGGACGGGATGAGTCCGACGCACCAACTCGACGCGATCGACCGCAAGGTCCGGGAGTTGGTGCAACGCCAGGTGGAGTGCCTGCACCGCGTCCTGCTCCCGGCACTCGCGGTTCACGGCGTGCGACTGGTCTCGATGGAGGAGTTGAGCGTTGAGGAGCGTACGGAGCTGGATCGGTTCTTCGCGCGCGAGGTCTTTCCCGTCCTGACGCCGCTGGCGGTCGACCCCAGCCACCCGTTCCCGTACATCTCGAACCTGTCGCTCTCGCTGGCCGTGCTCGTCCGCGATCCCGAGAGCGGGGAAGAGCGTTTCGCCCGCGTCAAGGTGCCGCGGAGCCTGTCCCGCTGGGTCCCGTTAGGCAACACGCATCGGTTTGTGCCTCTCGAGGAGCTGATCGGGGCGCACCTCGGCTCGCTGTTCCCGGGCATGACCGTGGAGCACTGGCACGGCTTCAAGATCACGCGGTACTCGGACCTGGACGTGCCGGCCGCGGACGAGCCGGAGGACTTGCTGGCCTCGATCGAGGAGCAGGTGTTCCAACGTCGATTTGGTGAGGTTGTGCGATTGGAGGTGGAGGCGGGGATGCCCGAGCATGTCCGTCGTCTGTTGCTGGAGGAGCTGCGGGAAGGCGCACCGTCGGACGTCCTGCCATTGGCTGAGCGCGATGTGCACGACGTGGGCTCCCTGGTGGAACTCGCGGACCTGATGGGACTGGCGACGGTCGACATCCCGGCGTTGCGGGACACGCCGTATGCGCCGCTGGTGCCCCACGAGTTGCGCGATGTCGAGCGGCCGATTTTCGACGCGATTCGCGAACGGGACATCCTCGTGCACCATCCGTTCGAGTCGTTCGCGATGAGTGTGGAGCGCTTCTTTGAAAGCGCCGCAACCGACGATGCCGTGCTCGCCCTCAAGACCACGCTGTATCGGACGTCGGGCGACACGGCCATTGTGCAAGCGCTGACGGAGGCGGCCCAGCGCGGCAAGCAAGTGGCGGTCCTCGTTGAGCTGCAAGCGCGCGGCGACGAAGCGAACAACATCACGTGGGCACGCACGCTCGAGGACCACGGGGTGCACGTGGCCTACGGGCTCCCCGGGCTCAAGACGCACGCGAAGATTGCCCTGGTGGTGCGACGCGACCCGGACGGGATTCGTCGGTACGTGCACATTGGCACGGGGAATTACAACTCGAAGACGGCCCGGGTGTATACAGACCTGGGGCTCTTCACGGTGAATGAAGCGATTGCCTCGGATATCTCCGACGTGTTCAACCTCCTCACCGGTTTCTCACGCCAGCGGGAATATCGCAAGCTGTTGGTCGCACCGACGACCATGAAGGCCCGGTTCATGGGCCTCATCGCGCGTGAGGCGGCGCATGCGCGCGCGGGTCGGCCTGCGCGCATCGTGGCCAAGTTGAACGCCATTGTCGACCCCGACGTGATCGCCGCGCTGTATGGCGCCTCGCAGGCCGGCGTGACCATCGACCTGATCGTGCGCGGGATTTGCTGCCTGCGGCCGGGACTCGCCGGCGTCAGTGACCGCATCCGCGTGCGCAGTATCATTGGTCGCTTTCTGGAGCACTCGCGCATCTTCTCGTTTGCCAATGGCGGTGCGGAGGAGTTCTACATCGGGTCGGCGGACTGGATGCCCCGCAACCTCGAGCGACGCGTCGAGGTGATCACCCCGGTCGATGACCGGCCCTTGCAGGCGCGGTTGCGGTCACTCCTCGATACCTGCCTCGACGACAATCGGCAGGCGTGGACGCTGCATGCGGATGGAACGTACCTGCAGGTCGCCTCGCCGACGCCGGACGAGGAGCTGGCGACCCACTATCGGTTGCTGCGCGACCCGTGGGGCCTCGATCGCATGATCAGCCGCTATGCCACGGCGGAGATGCGTGCCCTGTCGCTCGAGGAGTACGACGCCATGACGAGCAACGGCCGCATGCGGGAAGAGGCACCGTTGCCCGCGAAGCGCGTCCGACGAAAGAAGGTCCGGGAGGGGTAG
- a CDS encoding alkaline phosphatase family protein — protein MVTPPEGITRVVLVVIDGVRADAVPLFGMPHLERLMARGAWSIAARTVTPSVTAAAMGSLLTGVEPTTHGLASDRFCWPRPTAPLDPLPRVLGRAGVPSHAHLATVPRAYRKLAEGFARLVGITHATLRGDAAREIVAAAEAGGRVRQAGLHLHHWPDADRAGHAEGWTSRAYAAALREIDAALGALVQLTEADGDDETLFLVLADHGGGGTDFRNHDSAHPHDRRIPLVLAGPQVQPGRLADGYSLLDVPATVAWALGADVPEGWHGRPITEAFATLPDVATTAMAIAC, from the coding sequence ATGGTCACCCCGCCCGAAGGCATCACCCGTGTTGTCCTGGTCGTGATCGATGGTGTCCGAGCGGATGCGGTGCCGCTGTTCGGCATGCCGCATCTGGAGCGCCTCATGGCCCGTGGGGCCTGGTCCATCGCGGCGCGGACCGTGACTCCCTCCGTCACGGCCGCCGCGATGGGGTCACTGCTCACCGGAGTGGAACCCACCACTCATGGGCTCGCGTCCGATCGCTTCTGTTGGCCACGTCCCACGGCGCCACTGGATCCCCTGCCGCGCGTGCTGGGTCGCGCCGGCGTGCCGTCCCATGCCCACCTCGCGACGGTGCCACGCGCCTATCGCAAGTTGGCGGAAGGGTTCGCGCGACTGGTCGGGATCACCCATGCGACGCTCCGGGGCGATGCGGCGCGCGAGATCGTGGCGGCGGCCGAAGCCGGCGGACGTGTCCGGCAGGCCGGCCTGCACCTCCACCACTGGCCGGATGCCGATCGGGCCGGCCATGCGGAGGGATGGACGTCGCGGGCCTACGCCGCGGCGCTCCGAGAGATCGACGCGGCGTTGGGCGCGCTGGTCCAACTGACTGAAGCGGACGGGGATGACGAGACCCTCTTCCTCGTCCTCGCCGACCATGGGGGCGGTGGCACGGACTTCCGCAACCACGACAGTGCCCATCCCCACGATCGGCGGATTCCGCTGGTGCTGGCGGGACCGCAGGTGCAGCCCGGGCGCCTGGCTGACGGGTATTCGCTCCTCGATGTCCCGGCAACGGTCGCTTGGGCCCTCGGGGCCGACGTGCCCGAGGGTTGGCATGGGCGGCCCATCACGGAGGCGTTTGCCACCCTCCCGGACGTCGCCACGACCGCGATGGCGATCGCATGTTAG
- a CDS encoding glycosyltransferase family 1 protein, producing the protein MPRLLVCTDTWPPQVNGVSVVTALTVEGLAARGWTCEVVAPRYPQHLPPVFGAALEHLAPVTTVASLPMPGYADIRLARPGDGRITQAIERFRPDVVHCATEFAIGWTGLRTAQRLGIPVTTSYHTDFGRYTDAYGVPWLRGAVDRHLARFHASALRTFTPSDVSRGELARIGVMHGVTWGRGVDVNQFHRRRRSDLLREAYAEPGACVFLHVGRLAAEKGVEQIVRAFHLARQQLPDGAMHLIVAGSGPRERAVRAVGTEHATFLGALDRLEVLPRLYASADAFVFASVTETLGLVILEAMASGLPVIATPAGGVAEHLVDGVNGLAYPAADVPALADHMVRLATDHVLRQRLAVGARATAQRLTWDSELDRLDGIYRELIGATAVTR; encoded by the coding sequence ATGCCCCGTCTCCTGGTGTGTACCGATACCTGGCCGCCGCAGGTCAACGGCGTCTCCGTGGTGACCGCGCTCACCGTGGAAGGGCTCGCGGCCCGAGGCTGGACGTGCGAGGTCGTCGCCCCACGGTACCCGCAGCACCTGCCGCCCGTCTTTGGGGCCGCGTTGGAACACCTTGCCCCCGTGACCACCGTGGCCTCGCTCCCCATGCCGGGGTACGCCGATATCCGCCTTGCACGCCCGGGCGACGGCCGCATCACCCAGGCCATCGAACGTTTCCGGCCGGATGTGGTGCATTGTGCCACGGAGTTCGCCATCGGGTGGACCGGCTTGCGCACGGCCCAGCGGCTTGGCATCCCCGTCACGACGTCGTACCACACCGACTTTGGACGCTACACAGACGCCTATGGCGTGCCGTGGCTGCGGGGAGCGGTGGACCGTCACCTGGCGCGGTTCCACGCCTCGGCCCTTCGCACCTTCACGCCGTCGGATGTGTCACGCGGGGAGCTCGCACGCATCGGTGTGATGCACGGCGTGACGTGGGGTCGCGGGGTCGACGTCAACCAGTTCCACCGACGCCGGCGCAGTGACCTCCTGCGCGAAGCCTATGCAGAGCCGGGGGCGTGCGTCTTTCTTCATGTGGGTCGCCTCGCCGCCGAGAAGGGGGTCGAGCAGATCGTCCGGGCGTTCCACCTCGCACGGCAGCAACTCCCGGATGGGGCGATGCACCTGATCGTTGCCGGCTCGGGCCCGCGCGAACGCGCCGTCCGGGCCGTGGGAACGGAACACGCCACCTTCCTGGGCGCGTTAGACCGCCTCGAAGTGCTTCCACGGCTCTATGCGAGCGCCGATGCCTTTGTCTTCGCCTCGGTCACGGAGACGCTGGGTCTGGTCATCCTGGAGGCGATGGCGAGCGGGCTGCCGGTCATCGCCACGCCAGCCGGCGGCGTCGCCGAACACCTCGTCGATGGCGTGAACGGTCTGGCGTACCCGGCCGCCGACGTTCCGGCACTCGCCGATCACATGGTGCGCCTGGCCACCGATCATGTCCTGCGGCAACGCCTCGCCGTCGGTGCCCGCGCGACGGCGCAACGACTCACGTGGGACAGTGAGCTCGACCGCCTCGACGGGATCTACCGCGAGTTGATCGGCGCCACTGCGGTCACGCGATAG
- a CDS encoding glycosyltransferase — protein sequence MATLLTPALAPPAIGASGDVTALAHARPLSMAHDPLPPPDRPQATTAVLDVTKWFGETSGGVKTYLVEKARWASRQETVRHALVIPGAFDALSEGRGTRVYRLQGPRVPNQAYRFLLAPRALRRIIAHEQPTVIEVGSPVFVPWVTSFATRGLGIPLVQFYHTSIAGAWRSLGLARAPGRLGRGLLARWVRSLDRLVARTIVASDFAARELAEAGVSRVTRVPLGVDLDHFYPARRATRERTLRRLGLPLDRPIVMSVGRLAPEKRLECLVDAWPNVERATGAHLVIVGSGPLEAALRARCSAVRVTWLPYQHDRVTLANLIAAADAFVAPGDVETFGLAALEALASGVPVVSSAEGAVAELVEASRAGATFSSGSAVGCAHAVRDVLAADFASLSLRARSYAEREHDWATVFSRLLAVYQEVASEAARFHS from the coding sequence ATGGCCACGCTGCTGACGCCTGCTCTGGCTCCTCCCGCGATCGGGGCGTCGGGCGACGTAACGGCGCTGGCACATGCACGGCCGCTCTCCATGGCGCACGACCCGCTTCCGCCACCGGACCGCCCGCAGGCGACGACCGCCGTGCTGGACGTGACGAAGTGGTTCGGAGAAACGAGCGGCGGGGTAAAGACCTACCTGGTCGAGAAGGCGCGGTGGGCGTCGCGGCAGGAAACGGTGCGCCACGCGCTGGTGATTCCCGGGGCCTTTGATGCGTTGTCCGAGGGCCGCGGCACGCGTGTGTATCGGTTGCAGGGCCCGCGCGTGCCGAACCAGGCGTACCGATTCCTGCTCGCTCCCCGCGCCCTGCGTCGCATCATCGCGCATGAACAGCCGACGGTGATCGAAGTAGGCAGTCCCGTGTTTGTGCCCTGGGTGACGTCCTTCGCCACCCGAGGGCTCGGCATCCCGCTCGTCCAGTTCTACCACACCAGCATTGCCGGCGCGTGGCGCAGCCTAGGCCTGGCCCGGGCGCCAGGGCGGTTGGGACGGGGCCTGCTGGCGCGGTGGGTGCGTTCACTGGATCGCCTGGTCGCCCGGACGATCGTCGCCTCGGACTTCGCCGCGCGGGAGTTGGCAGAGGCCGGTGTGTCCCGCGTCACGCGCGTCCCGTTAGGTGTGGACCTCGATCACTTCTATCCGGCGCGACGGGCGACGCGGGAGCGGACCTTGCGACGACTGGGGCTCCCGCTGGATCGCCCCATCGTCATGAGCGTGGGCCGACTGGCGCCGGAGAAGCGCCTGGAGTGTCTGGTCGACGCGTGGCCAAATGTCGAGCGCGCGACCGGGGCGCACCTGGTGATCGTGGGCTCCGGCCCGCTCGAGGCGGCGCTCCGCGCCCGATGCTCCGCCGTCCGGGTCACGTGGCTGCCCTATCAGCATGATCGCGTGACGCTGGCCAACCTGATCGCGGCGGCCGACGCGTTTGTGGCCCCTGGGGATGTCGAGACCTTCGGGCTGGCCGCGCTGGAGGCGTTGGCCTCCGGAGTGCCCGTCGTGTCCTCCGCGGAAGGGGCGGTCGCCGAATTGGTCGAGGCCTCTCGCGCCGGGGCGACCTTCTCCTCCGGCAGCGCCGTTGGCTGCGCTCATGCCGTCCGAGACGTGTTGGCAGCCGATTTCGCGAGTCTGTCGTTGCGCGCCCGATCGTACGCGGAGCGGGAGCACGACTGGGCGACCGTTTTTTCGAGGCTGCTGGCGGTGTATCAGGAGGTGGCCAGTGAAGCTGCTCGTTTCCATTCATGA
- a CDS encoding phosphatase PAP2 family protein, with protein sequence MLGAERLGGVFRVAHPVIAHLDARDRAMFVRMASRARRGASSQWCWTGLTHLGGATVTIALSLGCLLSGKGSWAIGGRAALIILVTSHLLVQLIKRSVGRPRPSEGLEAAALIAAPDRFSFPSGHAAAVASVALGLGQAFPDWSPLLGTVAVLVGFSRVALGVHYPGDVLAGQVLAVLSAWLLRGM encoded by the coding sequence ATGTTAGGCGCCGAGCGACTGGGCGGCGTCTTCCGCGTGGCACATCCCGTCATCGCGCACCTTGATGCGCGGGATCGTGCGATGTTCGTGCGCATGGCGTCACGCGCGCGCCGCGGGGCGTCGTCCCAATGGTGCTGGACCGGGCTGACGCATCTCGGTGGTGCGACGGTGACCATTGCCCTCTCGCTCGGTTGCCTGCTCTCCGGGAAGGGGAGCTGGGCCATCGGGGGGCGGGCCGCGCTGATCATCCTGGTCACCAGTCACCTCCTGGTGCAGCTCATCAAGCGGAGCGTGGGGCGCCCGCGTCCCTCCGAGGGCCTGGAGGCGGCGGCCCTCATTGCCGCGCCGGACCGGTTCTCGTTTCCCTCAGGCCACGCGGCCGCCGTGGCGTCGGTTGCCTTGGGGCTGGGACAGGCTTTTCCTGATTGGTCTCCGCTGCTGGGGACAGTGGCGGTCCTGGTCGGGTTCTCGCGGGTGGCGCTTGGCGTGCACTATCCCGGCGACGTACTGGCCGGGCAGGTCCTGGCCGTCCTCTCCGCCTGGTTGCTGCGAGGCATGTGA
- a CDS encoding glycosyltransferase family 1 protein → MTRDLGGLRLAIASDTWAPQLNGVTRTLGRLVTEARRRGADVRVFTAHDPNTRDAEPEVTGFPSRPFWAYPQLRMSWPGASRLTTLWEGWRPDLVHAATPFGVGLAARAAARNLDIPFVTSYHTSLSQYAAFYRLGFLTRPGWAFLRWFHNSGLRTWCPTAAIARELSAGGFDRTAVWSRGVDAATFSPVWRSPAFRRDLGVRDGDLLVAYVGRIAREKGIDSLMQGMRQAIRTHDVSLRLMMVGDGPYEAEARAAAPPGTIFTGTLSGHELSTAFASADVFVFPSVTDTFGNVVLEAMASGVPVVGADCPVTRELVGKGAGPLFDDPTTLAAALIRLARSSSERSAMAARARQQAEARTWDAVFDGLFTEYLEISGRGAPRNSFDVNEFKAA, encoded by the coding sequence ATGACCAGGGATCTCGGCGGCCTCCGGCTCGCCATAGCCAGCGACACGTGGGCGCCGCAACTCAACGGCGTTACCCGAACCCTCGGGCGGCTGGTGACGGAGGCGCGCCGACGCGGTGCCGACGTGCGGGTCTTCACGGCCCACGATCCCAACACGCGGGATGCCGAACCCGAGGTGACGGGTTTTCCGAGCCGTCCCTTCTGGGCATACCCGCAGCTACGCATGTCCTGGCCCGGGGCGTCTCGCCTGACGACGTTGTGGGAGGGATGGCGGCCGGACCTCGTCCATGCGGCGACACCGTTTGGCGTTGGGCTTGCCGCCCGCGCGGCGGCGCGCAACCTGGACATCCCCTTTGTGACCTCGTACCACACGAGCCTGAGTCAGTACGCAGCATTCTATCGCCTCGGCTTCCTGACGCGGCCCGGGTGGGCCTTCCTGCGATGGTTCCACAACTCCGGACTGCGCACCTGGTGTCCCACGGCGGCTATCGCCCGCGAGCTGAGCGCAGGCGGCTTCGACCGTACGGCCGTGTGGAGCCGCGGGGTCGACGCTGCCACCTTTTCACCGGTCTGGAGGTCGCCGGCCTTCCGCCGAGACCTTGGGGTCCGCGATGGCGACCTCCTGGTCGCCTATGTTGGTCGGATCGCGCGTGAGAAGGGGATCGACTCACTCATGCAGGGGATGCGCCAGGCCATCCGGACCCACGACGTGTCCCTTCGCTTGATGATGGTCGGCGACGGTCCCTACGAGGCCGAAGCACGCGCCGCCGCACCGCCGGGGACGATTTTCACCGGCACGCTCTCCGGTCACGAACTCTCCACGGCCTTTGCCAGCGCCGATGTCTTCGTGTTTCCGTCGGTCACGGACACCTTTGGGAATGTTGTCCTTGAGGCCATGGCGAGTGGGGTGCCCGTCGTCGGTGCGGACTGCCCGGTGACTAGAGAACTGGTGGGGAAGGGAGCCGGACCCCTGTTCGATGACCCCACTACCCTCGCGGCCGCCCTGATTCGCTTGGCCCGGTCATCATCTGAGCGGTCGGCAATGGCGGCCCGCGCCCGCCAGCAAGCGGAGGCGCGCACGTGGGACGCCGTATTTGACGGGTTGTTTACCGAGTACCTTGAGATCTCAGGACGCGGGGCGCCGCGCAACTCCTTTGATGTCAACGAGTTCAAGGCCGCTTGA